The Cutaneotrichosporon cavernicola HIS019 DNA, chromosome: 3 region AACACTCCACCATGTTTGAGGAGCCGGGGTCCGCCGCCCCAGCGCAACATAAATCCATGGTCGTGGAAGATACGATCCAGCACCTCGGCGAACATTTCACCGACGTGGTTGACTTGAACAAGGACTTCAAGTTCTCCGCTTCAAAGGAGGTGTCTaatgtcgacgacgaggccagTACCGCCATCCCAGACTCTGGGCTTAAGAAGAACCTCTCCTCCAACGGGGGGTACGCAAACGGCAAGAGCGTGCGGCGCGAATCGCCGTCCGACGTGAACTCGTTGCGGAGCAAGGACGCCGTCACTGCCGAAAACGGGGACAGCGTCCCCAATGTCGTCATGGCCACCCAGGACAAGCGGCTCAAGTCTGTACCTCACGTCGACGCCTCCACTCATCCCGAGGCCGTTGGAGATGGCGTCCGAGAAGGGGTACACATACCCCACGAGCGCGAACTGCCTATAGGCCCACGGGGCGACGCTGTCGAATCTGAGACCACGGTGCGCCAGCAGGAAGGCGCGAGGGGACGGGGCGCTGGCCAGCACGAGGAGCGGCTCAGCaccaacctcgtcgagggaCAGTCGGGCGTGCCTGAGTACCGGCGCAGCCAGGTGTTTGCCGACGGTGAGCCCAAAGCGCTCATGCATACCGACATCGCtccgcgcgagctcgacgagatcggACGCAAGACGACCGGCATTCCCGGCGTGCACCGTCAGCAACCACCTGGCCCACAAAACGACATTGAGCTAGCGCCCCGTGTCATGCATCTCCAGGTGAGTTTGCACGCTGTCGCGCGCTGACTTTTAGTTCCACAATGTCGAGAACGACCTGGGACAAAAGTCACGGCAGGGGCTGACCATCTCGCCTGACGGGGAGCACGAGTTTGTCGAGACACCACCCAGCTTCGTGACGACACCTGATGGGCAATGGCGTACTCCTATCAACCAGCTCGAGTTTGACCAAGAGTTTGCCGCTCAGGGCATTGGCCGTCTTCCCCCTGACACCGCGGATCGCTCGGACAGGAGGGGGAACGACCaggggtgggaggacgTTGATGAGCAGCAGTCTCGCGACGGCGGGCAGTGGCGCACGGCCGCTGGCGCAAAGGTCGGTGAATCAAGCACTGCCCACCCCCTGAAGAAGCCAAGAATGAGAAAGCGGTTCACGGGATCGACCAGCGCATCCCCGATTGCTGACATTCCCGCGGAAGCATCGTCGTCAACACAAGCGGAacgacgacatggcggGCGCAAGCTCATGCACCAATTCCGCCGCGTTAAGCACCACACAAAGCCTGCCAAGGTCGATGTTGGGGCACCGTCAATGACCAACGAGATGCTCGCAGGGCAGCTGCCCGTGATGATCCTCAAGACGTGGATGGATCGTGACGATGAGGGCCACCGCGCCGTCCCAgtcctccttggcaacCTCCGCTTTCGTATCGGCAACTCGGTCATCGCCCGCACCAGCGGGCGAAATAACAACAAGGAGCTGTACAAGATTGAGTGCGAGTACGGCGAAGGCGCCATCAAGTGGGTCGTCTACCACGACGTGTGGGACTTTCTTTCCCTCCACACACACTACAAGACCGCCAACCTTGGGCACCGTGTCACTGGTAGCAACGTGCGACATGTCGACATCCCCGACTTTCCGCGCAATGGTGAGCTTTATCGCTCTATGTGTGCTAACACTAGCGCTGCCTTACTGGGCACGTGATACGCAGACGGCGCTGAagaagctcgccgaggagccgCACAATGCGGAGAAGTCGGTAGCGCACCACGACCCCGAAAagcagccgcagcctccAGGCCGCCAAGACTCGACGCCCATCATCCCCGAAATGCTGCAGCAGTacctcatcgacctcaTCCGCGCCGTCATGTTCCGGCCCGAGTCGACGCGCCTGTGTATATTCTTCGAGCTGTCAGCGCTGACCGTCGCGCTTGGGCCCCGCGGCGGCTTCCAAGGCAAAGCCGGCTTCCTCAAGTTGCCCGCAACCCAGGTCAGCCGCAAGAGCAACCAGCCCGGCTTGCTGCCCGGCAAGTGGAAAATCTCCCGCTCGCCCAAGTGGTTCATTGTGCGCGAGTCGTACTGCATCGCGACCAACGGCCCAGCCGAGACAGACATTTACGATGTCTTCCTAATCGACACGGACTTTGCCATTGAGCGGCCAAAGCGTGCCTACCGCAAAGGCCTGCACATGCTGTCCCACAAGGCGTGCGTTGATCGCACCTGTTTCACTGACAACTCCAGCAAGAGTGAAACTCCCGATGAGGACCCAGAAGCCCAtgtggacgacgagagaGGCGCCAACAAGGACGCATCACAACACACGTTCTACATTTCCAACGCCCAGCgccggctgcggctgcagGCGAAGAATGCTGTGAGTTGACCACCAGGCTGCACAGCTAACCGCAGCGAGCGATGCACCAGTTCATCGTGTCGATGGAGCGTGTGGCTATGCAATGCATATGGGCTGGCCGCAACCGTTTTGACTCGTTTGCCCCGATCCGGGtcaacgtcgccgcgcaGTGGATGGTCGACGGCCGCGACTACTTCTGGAACCTCAGCCGCGCGATCAACATGGCCAAGACGCGAATCTACATCCACGACTGGTGGATTTCGCCAGAGTTCTACCTCCGCCGGCCCGGCGACGAGCGGTAccgcctcgacaacctgctcaagcgcaaggccgaggagggtgtgcgcatcttcatcatcatctACAACGAAGTATTGACTAAGGCGACGCCAGTGGCGAGCCAGTATGTCAAGCAGACACTCACCGGCTTGCATCCAAACATTATGATGcagcgctcgccgtcgcacCTGCCCAACGGCACTTTCTACTGGTCGCACCACGAGAAGCTATGCGTAATCGACGAAACGATTGCGTTTAtgggcggcctcgacctgtGTTTCGGTCGCTGGGACACGAGCCAACACATCCtcacggacgaggacgttAGTGCCGAATCAGGCCCCAATGGCCCCGTCTGGCGCGGCAAGGATTATGCcaacgagcgcgtcgccgagttcAGCGACCTAGAGAAACCGTTTGAGGACTCGATCGACCGGCACAAGACGCCGCGCATGCCGTGGCACGACGTGGGGCTGTCGCTTGTAGGACAGCCTGCGCGCGACCTCTGCCGCCACTTCATCCAGCGCTGGAACTACCTCTTGCGTATCAAGAACCACACGCGCAAGATgccgttcctcctcccacctGCCGACTTTaccgagcgcgagctccaGGATCTCGGCCTGCAGGGCACGTGCGAGGTGCAGATCTGCCGCTCCGTCGGGCCTTGGTCGATGGGCACCATGACCAAGATTGAGCATTCGGTGCAGAACGCCTATGTCAAGTGTGAGTTTACAACTACCTACCtcagctcacaccagcgaTTCAGCTGTCCGAGCACTTTGTCTACATCGAGAACCAGTTCTTCATCACGTCGACGATTGTGGACAGCACGCCGATCGAGAACCGTATCGgtgacgcgctcgtcaagcGCATCATCCGTGCGCACCGCGAGGGTGAGAAGTGGCGGGCCTGTGTCGTTATACCCCTCCTGCCCGGTTACACGCACCCAGTCGACGCGAGCGAGGCAAGCTCTGTCCGCCTCATCTTAGAATGCCAGAACCGCACGATCTGTCGTGGCACGCAGTCGATCTTCTCGCGCCTGAGAAAGGAGGGCATTAATCCCGACGACTACATCAGCTTCTTCTCCCTGCGCGGCTGGGGTAAGTTTGATTCCGGCGCTCTTACGACCGAGCAGGTGTACATCCACGGCAAGACGATGATTGTCGACGACCGCCTTGTGCTGTGCGGCTCGGCCAACATCAACGAGCGGTcgcagcgcggcgaccgCGACTCGGAGCTGATTTCGGTCGTGCGCGACACGGACATGATCGACGGCACGATGGGAGGCAAGCCGTTCAAGGTCGGGAGGTATGCGCACACGCTACGCATGCGGCTCATGCGTGAACACGTcggtgtcgacgtcgacgcgattgaggacgacgagctcatgaTCCGCAAGCCGGTTGCTGAGGCCGAAGACGTCGCATTATGGGACCCAGATAATGAGCAGGACGAGGCAAAGGGCCGGGGCATCTCGCGGATCAAGAAGAGCACAGCGGGGAGTAGACTCAAGGCAACTGTCTCGACGGCCGTCCGGGGTATCACCAAGGGCGTGGGCGAGAATATTCGCAACGATAtgcagaagaaggcggaGAAGATGAAGCAACCTCTCGCTACTACCAAGGATGACTCCCTGAAGAACACCAACAACGGGCCCGGTGGCGGCCCCACCGGCGACACGAGTGAACGCCAGGACGTGGGCCTTGATGGCAAGGTCATCGAAGGCTTCGCATCTTCGGTCGTGCCGACGCTTGAAGAGCGTGCGATCGCAGCTCGCAAGCCGACTGGGTTGACTGGGGACACCAGGCCGCTACTGGACATGGCggacgatggcgagggtCCCGACGAGGCCCGAGTGCGTGCCTCTGACGAGAGGGCGGTGAATGAGCAGCCGCGCATCGAGATGTACGGCGAGCCCGCAGGCGCTGTTGAAGGAGACGACCGTGTGCCCCGCGACGGGCCGGTCATGCCGGAGGAATAtgacgccgtcaaggcgcgCGGTGTGCTACGCAAGCAACTGAACGCCAAGCCGGACAGTGGCCGATGGAGCatgccaacgccgacgcccaAGATTGACCCGAACCGCTTCCACGACCCGCTGGACGACACGTTCTGGAACGACATGTGGGTAGACGTGGCGGTGCATAACACTCAGATCTTCCGCAAGGTGTTCCGCTGCATTCCCGACGATGTGGTGACGACGTGGGCGCAGTACAAGGCGTTTGCGAATCACATGGACAAGTTTGGACGTACCGAGGTCGCGCCACCAGACGCCAGTGGGCACGGCACAAAGGTCACGCACGACCAGGGCGGCGAAGGGGGTGGCACGGTGGGTCCGGCCGGGCACGGTGCGCCGGAGAGTGgtgtcgcgcgcgacgggaGCATGCAGGGACGGTGGggcgcgacgtcgccgccgagcaacctcgccgaggcgggcaACGCAGTGCTCTCAGCCACGGAGAATGTTATGGACCGCAAACCGAGCGGGGACAGCGCACCGTGGGAGGcgtgggagatggaggagatggagacgcTGTTGAACGAGATTCGGGGTCATTTGGTCGTGTATCCCACTCGATTCCtagaggccgaggacatggcCAACAACTTCCTCTTCAACCAGGAGCGGATCCTGCCGCTTCTTATTTACAACTAGGATTTTTTTGACATTGATAAGATTCCCCCATATATGGCGGAGTGCGGTGCTGGCCATCGTGATCTGATATCAGTAAGCATGGCCATGTCACCGGCTATGTAGCCGTTGCTGTATGAATAATGCGGAGTAGGCCGGAGGCGGGAGGGAGCTACAGTATGTCGGTGGTCGGTGGTGCGGCAGCCGGCTGACATAAGGACATAAGGAATGTAGTTGGGGTTTGAGGGCTTGAAGGGTTGAGGGGCCTATCTGATCAGGCTTCAGGCGCCAGTGGCTCAAAAGGATAAGGAGAAGCGCGCCAGATAGGCGATAGGCTCTACCGGTTTGTCGGTTTGTCGGTTTGGCCGGCTTGTCGGGTTCCCAGTTGTGAGAGGGAAGAATCATCacggccaccaccgcccATCACCAATCACCCATCACGCATTACCTCGCGGCGTCCTCCCTGCGGGCCCTGCTGAAATTGCATCCTTTACGGAACAGGAACCTGGAGCTCTGCGGGGCCgagggcggggcggggcggaGCGGGAGCAGAGCGGTTACTGTAGTTTTGTCAAGAGCTTGACATACCCAAAACGCCCAGGACGCCACAGTGGCTCAGTCAGGTATGCGGCACCCCAACTTGGAGTGAGCCTGATTCTTTCTATACAAGTCTAGTGCCGATTGTCCGAAAGGCTAGTTCTAATACACTGTTTCAAATACAATTGATTCTCCAATTCGGACCTAACTGAAGGGTCAAATCCCCAACGCTTCAATGTCAGCCTGACCCTCCtttccctccttccctaCAAACAAGCCGGACCCCGAACAGCCGACCCACTCAAGCGGGCCTTCTTCTGCCTTCTTCGCAGACTTGCACACCACAGTATCTCTTGGTCAGTCAGCATCCCACAATCCCCCACAAGACGTCTACTCAACTTGTCATTGTCATTATCATTATCATTGCTctccaccatcaccatcatcattgtccgccgccgtcaccatcgccgcgcttgagcttgggcgATATCTGGAATCACCTTCCCTGACCACGCCACGCCCTTGCACGCTTTCGTACGAGACTATCCCTCTATCCCTCCCGACGCGACTGGAACACGTCAGTCATCACTTACGGGTGACGGTGAGTTACCGCCCACGCGCAGACACATGGACGTCGAGTCCGAGCGCAAAACAGTCACACTATCGGACGACTGATGCCAGTTTGCCGACGGAGTATTCTAGTTTGCGGAACTCCAACTCGGAACTCGGTCGTGATCTCGTGATCTCGTGACCTCACATTGACGTGAACACCTTGACCAAACCCAAGTCAGACACCGACTCTGAACGCCGTCCAAACCAaccccctccctccacctcccgGTCCCAGCACACACGtccctcctcaaccccgctgccgcccccccccccccccccccccccctcccccccaaCCAACACCACCACACCCATGTCCCTCCTCCCAGACATCTCGATCCCGCAAGCGCGGCGGATCGCAGTGGACACGACGGGTGCCCAGATCGTGCAGGAGGAGAGCCCAGCTGTGAGTCGTTGGCGATAGAACGG contains the following coding sequences:
- the SPO14 gene encoding uncharacterized protein (Phospholipase D Active site motif); translated protein: MFEEPGSAAPAQHKSMVVEDTIQHLGEHFTDVVDLNKDFKFSASKEVSNVDDEASTAIPDSGLKKNLSSNGGYANGKSVRRESPSDVNSLRSKDAVTAENGDSVPNVVMATQDKRLKSVPHVDASTHPEAVGDGVREGVHIPHERELPIGPRGDAVESETTVRQQEGARGRGAGQHEERLSTNLVEGQSGVPEYRRSQVFADGEPKALMHTDIAPRELDEIGRKTTGIPGVHRQQPPGPQNDIELAPRVMHLQFHNVENDLGQKSRQGLTISPDGEHEFVETPPSFVTTPDGQWRTPINQLEFDQEFAAQGIGRLPPDTADRSDRRGNDQGWEDVDEQQSRDGGQWRTAAGAKVGESSTAHPLKKPRMRKRFTGSTSASPIADIPAEASSSTQAERRHGGRKLMHQFRRVKHHTKPAKVDVGAPSMTNEMLAGQLPVMILKTWMDRDDEGHRAVPVLLGNLRFRIGNSVIARTSGRNNNKELYKIECEYGEGAIKWVVYHDVWDFLSLHTHYKTANLGHRVTGSNVRHVDIPDFPRNALPYWARDTQTALKKLAEEPHNAEKSVAHHDPEKQPQPPGRQDSTPIIPEMLQQYLIDLIRAVMFRPESTRLCIFFELSALTVALGPRGGFQGKAGFLKLPATQVSRKSNQPGLLPGKWKISRSPKWFIVRESYCIATNGPAETDIYDVFLIDTDFAIERPKRAYRKGLHMLSHKAKSETPDEDPEAHVDDERGANKDASQHTFYISNAQRRLRLQAKNARAMHQFIVSMERVAMQCIWAGRNRFDSFAPIRVNVAAQWMVDGRDYFWNLSRAINMAKTRIYIHDWWISPEFYLRRPGDERYRLDNLLKRKAEEGVRIFIIIYNEVLTKATPVASQYVKQTLTGLHPNIMMQRSPSHLPNGTFYWSHHEKLCVIDETIAFMGGLDLCFGRWDTSQHILTDEDVSAESGPNGPVWRGKDYANERVAEFSDLEKPFEDSIDRHKTPRMPWHDVGLSLVGQPARDLCRHFIQRWNYLLRIKNHTRKMPFLLPPADFTERELQDLGLQGTCEVQICRSVGPWSMGTMTKIEHSVQNAYVKSIQLSEHFVYIENQFFITSTIVDSTPIENRIGDALVKRIIRAHREGEKWRACVVIPLLPGYTHPVDASEASSVRLILECQNRTICRGTQSIFSRLRKEGINPDDYISFFSLRGWGKFDSGALTTEQVYIHGKTMIVDDRLVLCGSANINERSQRGDRDSELISVVRDTDMIDGTMGGKPFKVGRYAHTLRMRLMREHVGVDVDAIEDDELMIRKPVAEAEDVALWDPDNEQDEAKGRGISRIKKSTAGSRLKATVSTAVRGITKGVGENIRNDMQKKAEKMKQPLATTKDDSLKNTNNGPGGGPTGDTSERQDVGLDGKVIEGFASSVVPTLEERAIAARKPTGLTGDTRPLLDMADDGEGPDEARVRASDERAVNEQPRIEMYGEPAGAVEGDDRVPRDGPVMPEEYDAVKARGVLRKQLNAKPDSGRWSMPTPTPKIDPNRFHDPLDDTFWNDMWVDVAVHNTQIFRKVFRCIPDDVVTTWAQYKAFANHMDKFGRTEVAPPDASGHGTKVTHDQGGEGGGTVGPAGHGAPESGVARDGSMQGRWGATSPPSNLAEAGNAVLSATENVMDRKPSGDSAPWEAWEMEEMETLLNEIRGHLVVYPTRFLEAEDMANNFLFNQERILPLLIYN